One genomic window of Raphanus sativus cultivar WK10039 unplaced genomic scaffold, ASM80110v3 Scaffold1169, whole genome shotgun sequence includes the following:
- the LOC108843931 gene encoding apyrase 2 gives MESGAAATVSSSGHHSPSSSSESHQGLLSVDGGGGKTTAAKRGIIGRHESIADKIQRHRGILLLISVPVVLIGLVLLLVPGRSASDAVVEEYTVLNRKRGPNSRPPKNYAVVFDAGSSGSRVHVYCFDRNLDLLPLGNELELFLQLKPGLSAYPTDPRQAANSLVSLLDKAEASVPRELRPKTPVRVGATAGLRTLGHEASENILQAVKELLRDRSMLKTEANAVTVLDGAQEGSYQWVTINYLLRNLGKPYSDTVGVVDLGGGSVQMAYAISEEDAATAPKPLEGEDSYVREMFLKGRKYFLYVHSYLHYGLLAARAEILKVSEDSISPCIMTGYDGTYKYGGEEFKAAAVQSGASLDECRRLTINALKVNDTLCTHMKCTFGGVWNGGRGGGQKNMFVASFFFDRAAEAGFVDPKQPVATVRPMDFEKAAKKACSMKMEEGKSKFPRVEEDNLPYLCMDLVYQYTLLVNGFGLEPSQTITLVKKVKYGEHAVEAAWPLGSAIEAVSSP, from the exons ATTATCGGACGGCACGAGTCCATCGCCGATAAGATCCAGCGCCACCGAGGTATCCTGCTCTTGATTTCGGTTCCCGTCGTGCTGATCGGTCTCGTTCTTCTGCTAGTGCCTGGGAGATCGGCGTCCGACGCGGTGGTTGAAGAGTACACGGTGCTTAACCGCAAGAGAGGCCCCAACTCGAGGCCTCCGAAGAACTACGCTGTGGTTTTCGATGCTGGAAGCTCTGGTAGCCGTGTTCATGTCTACTGTTTTGATCGGAATCTGGATCTTCTTCCTCTCGGGAATGAACTTGAGCTCTTCCTGCAG CTAAAACCAGGATTGAGCGCTTATCCTACTGATCCACGTCAAGCGGCGAACTCTTTGGTGTCTCTTCTTGACAAAGCGGAAGCTTCTGTTCCACGGGAGTTGCGTCCCAAGACACCTGTTAGAGTTGGG GCAACTGCAGGGTTGAGGACGCTTGGCCATGAAGCATCTGAGAACATTTTGCAAGCG GTTAAGGAGCTCTTGAGAGATAGAAGCATGCTGAAAACTGAGGCAAATGCTGTTACTGTGCTGGATGGTGCCCAAGAAGGTTCTTATCAGTGG GTGACAATTAACTACTTGCTAAGGAACCTGGGAAAACCATACTCAGATACTGTTGGAGTGGTTGATCTTGGAGGGGGTTCTGTACAAATGGCATATGCTATATCCGAGGAAGATGCTGCAACTGCACCAAAACCATTAGAAGGAGAGGATTCTTATGTCAGAGAAATGTTTCTAAAGGGACGGAAGTATTTCCTCTATGTTCACAG TTACTTACATTACGGATTATTGGCCGCCCGAGCAGAGATTTTGAAAGTTTCTGAAGATTCAATCAGCCCCTGCATCATGACAGGCTATGATG GTACTTACAAGTATGGAGGAGAAGAATTTAAAGCCGCTGCTGTGCAATCTGGCGCGAGTCTCGATGAGTGCCGGAGGTTAACGATCAACGCACTCAAAGTGAATGATACACTCTGTACACACATGAAATGCACATTCGGTGGAGTATGGAATGGTGGTCGAGGTGGCGGCCAAAAGAACATGTTCGTTGCTTCTTTTTTCTTCGATCGTGCTGCTGAG GCTGGATTCGTAGACCCCAAGCAACCTGTTGCTACAGTTCGTCCAATGGATTTTGAGAAAGCAGCAAAGAAAGCTTGTAGTATGAAGATGGAGGAGGGAAAATCAAAGTTCCCACGTGTGGAAGAAGATAATTTGCCTTACTTGTGCATGGATCTCGTTTACCAATATACTCTGCTCGTTAATGGATTCG gaTTGGAGCCATCGCAAACGATAACGTTAGTGAAGAAGGTGAAGTACGGAGAGCATGCAGTGGAAGCTGCGTGGCCATTGGGTAGCGCCATAGAGGCCGTCTCCTCACCATGA